The sequence CTGAACATCAAACACGATATTTCGATTGCCGCCTCGCGCATTCCAGCCTTTGTGGAGCATGCCGACGCCCTGCTGCAGCGCGAGATTCCCGGTGTGCGCCTGGTCAACTTCGGCCACCTGGGTGACGGCAATCTGCACTACAACGTGCAAGTGCCCGAGGGCGAAGACGGCAAGACGTTTTTGCGCGACAAGGAGGCCCTGGTCAACCACCTGGTGTATGAGGCCGTGGCCGAATTTGGCGGCTCGTTCTCGGCCGAACATGGCGTGGGCGCGCTCAAGGCCGACAAGCTGGAGAAATACCAGTCACCCGTGGCCCTGGGCATGATGCGCGCCATCAAGAATGCGCTGGACCCGTTGGGGATGATGAATCCCGGTTGTATCTTGAAATAACTCCCCCTGAGGCGCTGCACGCCTTCCCCCTCTCTGGCGCTATGCGCCGGAGGGGGACGACACCGGCGCGGCGGGGCGGCCCTTGCGCGGTGTCCTGGCCTAGGCAGCGCCAGTTTTATAGGCTGCGCGTGCCGCTCGCGGGCACAAAGCAAAGCATCAAGCGCTGTCTGACCACAGCAAGCCCGCCTACTTGGGCTGCATATCCTTGTGGTTGTCCAGCTGGGCTTGCACAGAGCTGGGCCAGGCGACGGTGGCGGCGGGGTCTTGCTTGTCTTGCATCTGGCCGGCGTGCAGCAGCCACACGCGCAGCGCGTTCTGGGCCAGGTCGATCACCACGGCCGCTTGCTCTTCGCCGCCTTCGTGCGGCTTGTTGCCGCTGATGTAGAGCAGCTCACCCTCTTGCTCCAGCGGGCCCGAGGTGTCCAGATTCGTCAGCACCACTTCGTAATCGGCGCCCAGCAAGGCCTGCAGCCGCTCGGCCAGTGGGCCTTGGCGCAGAAAGTCCACGCCATCGCTGCGGTAGTGCCCCACCTGGGCGCGCAGGCCCTCCAGCGAAGCGGGTGCAGGGGCCGCAGCAGGGGCGGCCTCACTGGTCGCGGCAGGCACCTCAGGCGCGGCGACCGGCGTTGCCGGAGCCGGCGCCTTGTCGCAGGCGACCAGCAATCCGCCGGCCAACACCAATGCGGCCCATGACCAGGGCTTGCGCACCGCGCTTGTACCATTGTTTTGCACCATATGACCTCCTTGTAAAAACAAACGGGAAGCATAGCAACAGGTGCGCACTGCAGCTGCATTCAACAGCGTTTTGTGTCTGTGTTTACGCTGTAAGAAAAACACCTGCTTCGCCATCAGACAAGCCCTGAAGCCTTCTTGGCTGTGGCAATAGAGCATCCCAGACTGGGACATTCGCCCCGGCCGCGCCAACAGCGGTGCAGCTGGGATACGATTTCGCCCTAGCTTTGTCACCTTGGCCCATGAAACAGTACCTCGACCTCGTCCAGAACATCTTTGACAACGGCAGTTGGCAAGACAACCGCACGGGCGTCCGCACCCTCAGCCTGCCGGGTGCCATGCTGCGCTTTGATTTGCAGCAGGGCTTTCCTGCGGTGACCACCAAGAAACTGGCCTTCAAGTCGGTGGTGGGCGAGCTGACGGGCTTTTTGCGCGCCTACCGCAGCGCGGCCGATTTCCGTGCCCTGGGCTGCAAGGTCTGGGACCAGAACGCCAATGAGAACGCCCAGTGGCTGGCCAACCCCTATCGCCTGCAGGAAGACGATCTGGGCTCGGTCTACGGCGTGCAATGGCGCCAATGGCCGGCCTACAAGCTGATCGACCCGCAAGCGCCCCAGGGCCAGGCCCAGATTGCAGATGCCATCAGCCGCGGTTTTGCGCAGATTGGCGCCGTGGATGGCGCTGATGGCCAGCCCTCGGGCGTGCTGCTGTACAAGGCCGTGGACCAGCTGCGCCAATGCCTGGACACCTTGATCAAAGACCCGGGCAACCGCCGCATTCTGTTCCACGGCTGGAACTGGGCCCAGCTCGACGAGATGGCCCTGCCCCCCTGCCATTTGCTCTACCAGTTTCTGGCCAACCCCAGCAAGAAAGAAATCTCGCTGTGCCTGTACATCCGCTCCAACGATGTGGGCCTGGGCACGCCCTTCAATCTGGCCGAAGGCGCGGCCCTGCTGCATCTGGTGGGGCGCCTGACGGGCTATACACCGCGCTGGTTCACCTACTTCATAGGCGACGCCCACATCTACGAAAACCATGTGGACATGCTGCGAGAGCAGCTAACGCGCACGCCCCACGAGATGCCCAAGCTAGTGCTGTCGGACCGCATTCCCGACTACGCCGTCACCGGCAAGTACGAGCCTGAGTGGCTGGAAAAGGTCGAACCTTCGGACTTTGCGCTGGAGGGCTACCAGCACCACGCCCACATCACGGCGCCCATGGCAGTTTGATGCCGGACCGGCCCAGGGCCTCGCCCTGGGCACCTGCTCCCGCCACCATTTGCGGCATTGCCTCTTCACGCCTCTCCCGCCTGAAAGCCTATGGATTTCCGACAGCTGCGCCAATTTGTCGTGCTCGCGTCCGAGCTGAACTTTCGCAAGGCGGCAGAGCGTTTGCACATGACCCAGCCGCCCCTGAGTATTGCCATCAAGCGGCTGGAGGAAGACCTGGAGGTCAAGCTGTTCGAGCGCGACCGCCAGGGCGTGCGGCTGACGCCTGCGGGCATGGTGTTTCTCGGCGAGGCCCAGCGCCTGATCGAGGGCGCAGACAACGCCGTCAAGGCCACCCAGGATGCGGACAAGGGCCAGATCGGCACGCTCAGAATCTCGGTGGTGCCCAGCGCCTCTTTGGAGTTGCTGCCGGACATCTTGGAGCGCTTTGCCCAGCGCTTTCCATCGATTCGCCTGCGCCTTTCCAGCGGCAGCTCGGTCAGCAGCGTGGGCGAGGTGCAACGCGGCGAAATCGACGCCGCCTTGCTGGTGCCACCCGCCTTCGGCCTGCCCTCGGTAGCGTTCTTTCCGCTGTGCAAGCCGCGCCTGGTGCTGGCCCTGGCAAGCAGCC comes from Comamonas sp. GB3 AK4-5 and encodes:
- a CDS encoding LysR family transcriptional regulator, whose product is MDFRQLRQFVVLASELNFRKAAERLHMTQPPLSIAIKRLEEDLEVKLFERDRQGVRLTPAGMVFLGEAQRLIEGADNAVKATQDADKGQIGTLRISVVPSASLELLPDILERFAQRFPSIRLRLSSGSSVSSVGEVQRGEIDAALLVPPAFGLPSVAFFPLCKPRLVLALASSHPMAQAETARLSQLQGEPLVSLAHSDSPGFAGEIMRLCQLEGLAPKALYESSHALITLPLVAAGQGIAIVPESYRRIQLDKLRYLELTDSAGEPLRYPIAIAAQEHCSNPAVRWLVEVAQQVLGQASPAAPPGD
- a CDS encoding thymidylate synthase produces the protein MKQYLDLVQNIFDNGSWQDNRTGVRTLSLPGAMLRFDLQQGFPAVTTKKLAFKSVVGELTGFLRAYRSAADFRALGCKVWDQNANENAQWLANPYRLQEDDLGSVYGVQWRQWPAYKLIDPQAPQGQAQIADAISRGFAQIGAVDGADGQPSGVLLYKAVDQLRQCLDTLIKDPGNRRILFHGWNWAQLDEMALPPCHLLYQFLANPSKKEISLCLYIRSNDVGLGTPFNLAEGAALLHLVGRLTGYTPRWFTYFIGDAHIYENHVDMLREQLTRTPHEMPKLVLSDRIPDYAVTGKYEPEWLEKVEPSDFALEGYQHHAHITAPMAV